The following are encoded together in the Gemmobacter sp. genome:
- a CDS encoding HlyD family efflux transporter periplasmic adaptor subunit, translated as MTALAAAAAAVWAWRQSASHPSTDAAEISAPVTGISAIVPGLVIEVAVSESARVAAGDLLFRIDPEPYQLELDQARAALAAAESELRQGEGNLALQQSNADVANSQIERATANLELAQQTLNRLEPLLAQGYVTAQEVDAARTALRDATVTLAQAQSHAQGTDAFVGTLDTRRAQVDVARASVALAERNLRNTEVRAPTDGVLAGMTLTAGEFVVSGVKLFSLIDDSHWRVSALFRETDLPNIRIGDRARVFLLVAPDLMIEGVVGGIGWGVRSSEEAQLLGLPLVASKLDWVRAARRFPVEIELEHPPEGLVRLGASVSVRIIGPEEGAVGESGTGQ; from the coding sequence GTGACGGCTCTCGCCGCCGCCGCTGCCGCCGTCTGGGCATGGCGGCAATCGGCCAGCCACCCCTCGACCGATGCCGCTGAGATCAGTGCCCCGGTCACCGGCATTTCCGCCATCGTGCCCGGTCTGGTGATCGAGGTCGCCGTCAGCGAAAGCGCCAGGGTCGCCGCAGGTGATCTGCTGTTCCGCATCGACCCCGAGCCCTATCAACTGGAACTCGATCAGGCGCGCGCGGCATTGGCCGCGGCAGAGTCCGAGCTGCGGCAGGGCGAGGGCAATCTGGCGCTGCAACAATCCAACGCCGATGTCGCCAACAGCCAGATCGAGCGCGCCACCGCCAATCTGGAACTGGCGCAGCAGACCTTGAACCGGCTCGAACCCTTGCTGGCGCAGGGCTATGTCACTGCGCAAGAGGTCGATGCCGCGCGGACCGCCTTGCGCGATGCCACGGTCACCTTGGCGCAGGCGCAAAGCCATGCGCAGGGGACAGACGCCTTTGTCGGCACGCTGGACACCCGCCGCGCACAGGTCGATGTCGCCCGCGCCTCGGTTGCTTTGGCCGAGCGCAACCTGCGCAACACCGAGGTGCGTGCCCCGACCGACGGTGTGCTGGCGGGGATGACGCTCACGGCGGGCGAATTCGTGGTCTCGGGCGTCAAGCTGTTCTCGCTGATCGACGACAGCCATTGGCGGGTAAGCGCCTTGTTCCGCGAAACCGACCTGCCGAACATCCGCATCGGCGACCGGGCGCGGGTGTTCCTGCTGGTCGCGCCGGATCTGATGATCGAGGGCGTGGTCGGTGGCATCGGCTGGGGCGTGCGGTCCTCGGAAGAGGCGCAGCTTTTGGGCCTGCCCTTGGTCGCCAGCAAGCTGGACTGGGTGCGCGCCGCCCGCCGCTTTCCGGTCGAGATCGAGCTGGAGCATCCGCCGGAAGGGCTGGTGCGGCTGGGCGCTTCGGTCTCGGTCCGCATCATCGGGCCAGAGGAAGGCGCCGTCGGGGAAAGCGGCACCGGCCAATGA